In a genomic window of Zingiber officinale cultivar Zhangliang chromosome 9B, Zo_v1.1, whole genome shotgun sequence:
- the LOC122023391 gene encoding meiotic recombination protein SPO11-1-like isoform X2 — MNSALSPPCAIRAFSVAIREEEVERRGMAGGRTLSSSPSDLLHRIKSFVQSLVDDLGNDRPPSVALDRYRNYCSDLSGRCTCSYDLPNGKEIISIEKESHTYRLVLLIIQQLLQENKHGSKRDIYYMHPGVFLDQAAVDQAINDICILLKCSRHHLNVVPVGKGLVMGWLRFSEAGRKVCCINNPNTAYSIPVSLEEVEDIASVSRYILVVEKESVFQRLANDKFCEKNQCIIITGRGYPDVSTRRFLRHIVDKLLLPVYCLVDYDPYGFDILTIYRFGSMQMAYDANMLRVPTVRWLGVFHSDLDKYHFPDRCLLKMTSHDKERAKAMLLRCYLSKEAPQWRKELEVMLQKGMKFEIEALSSNSLSFLSEYIPEKIHEGSYI; from the exons ATGAACTCAGCCTTATCTCCTCCTTGCGCGATACGAGCCTTTTCCGTCGCCATTCGCGAGGAAGAAGTGGAGAGGAGAGGAATGGCGGGAGGAAGAACTTTGAGTTCCAGCCCGTCCGATCTGCTCCATCGAATCAAAA GTTTTGTGCAGTCCCTCGTTGATGATCTCGGCAACGATCGACCTCCTTCCGTCGCCCTAGATCGGTACCGCAACTACTGCTCGGATCTTTCGGGAAGATG CACGTGTAGCTATGACTTGCCCAATGGTAAGGAAATAATTTCAATTGAGAAGGAAAGCCACACATATAGACTGG TGCTTCTTATCATACAACAATTGTTACAAGAAAACAAACATGGATCAAAGAGAGACATATACTACATGCACCCTGGGGTATTCTTAG ATCAAGCAGCTGTTGATCAGGCTATCAATGACATCTGTATTCTATTGAAGTGCAGTCGTCATCATCTCAATGTG GTGCCGGTTGGGAAAGG ATTGGTGATGGGCTGGTTGAGATTCTCAGAAGCTGGTAGGAAGGTTTGTTGCATAAACAATCCCAACACA GCCTATTCTATTCCTGTGTCGCTTGAGGAGGTGGAAG ATATTGCCAGTGTTTCCAGATATATTCTTGTTGTCGAGAAGGAATCAG TGTTTCAGCGCTTGGCGAATGATAAATTTTGCGAGAAAAACCAATGCATTATCATTACA GGAAGAGGATATCCTGATGTCTCTACAAGAAG GTTTTTGCGCCATATTGTAGACAAGCTTCTTTTGCCAGTATATTGCCTGGTGGATTATGATCCTTATGGTTTTGATATACTAACCATATATAGGTTTGGTTCCATG CAAATGGCATATGATGCTAATATGTTGCGAGTACCTACTGTACGTTGGCTTGGAGTCTTTCATTCAGACTTGGACAAGTATCATTTTCCGGATCGCTGTCTTCTCAAAATGACATCTCATG ACAAGGAGAGAGCTAAAGCAATGCTTCTTAGATGCTATTTGTCAAAGGAAGCACCACAATGGAG GAAGGAGCTGGAGGTCATGCTGCAAAAGGGTATGAAATTTGAGATTGAAGCATTATCTTCCAACTCACTGTCATTTTTATCGGAGTACATCCCAGAGAAGATTCACGAGGGAAGTTACATATAA
- the LOC122023391 gene encoding meiotic recombination protein SPO11-1-like isoform X4 — translation MNSALSPPCAIRAFSVAIREEEVERRGMAGGRTLSSSPSDLLHRIKSFVQSLVDDLGNDRPPSVALDRYRNYCSDLSGRCTCSYDLPNGKEIISIEKESHTYRLDVLLTVLLIIQQLLQENKHGSKRDIYYMHPGVFLDQAAVDQAINDICILLKCSRHHLNVVPVGKGLVMGWLRFSEAGRKVCCINNPNTAYSIPVSLEEVEDIASVSRYILVVEKESVFQRLANDKFCEKNQCIIITGRGYPDVSTRRFGSMQMAYDANMLRVPTVRWLGVFHSDLDKYHFPDRCLLKMTSHDKERAKAMLLRCYLSKEAPQWRKELEVMLQKGMKFEIEALSSNSLSFLSEYIPEKIHEGSYI, via the exons ATGAACTCAGCCTTATCTCCTCCTTGCGCGATACGAGCCTTTTCCGTCGCCATTCGCGAGGAAGAAGTGGAGAGGAGAGGAATGGCGGGAGGAAGAACTTTGAGTTCCAGCCCGTCCGATCTGCTCCATCGAATCAAAA GTTTTGTGCAGTCCCTCGTTGATGATCTCGGCAACGATCGACCTCCTTCCGTCGCCCTAGATCGGTACCGCAACTACTGCTCGGATCTTTCGGGAAGATG CACGTGTAGCTATGACTTGCCCAATGGTAAGGAAATAATTTCAATTGAGAAGGAAAGCCACACATATAGACTGG ATGTCTTGCTTACAGTGCTTCTTATCATACAACAATTGTTACAAGAAAACAAACATGGATCAAAGAGAGACATATACTACATGCACCCTGGGGTATTCTTAG ATCAAGCAGCTGTTGATCAGGCTATCAATGACATCTGTATTCTATTGAAGTGCAGTCGTCATCATCTCAATGTG GTGCCGGTTGGGAAAGG ATTGGTGATGGGCTGGTTGAGATTCTCAGAAGCTGGTAGGAAGGTTTGTTGCATAAACAATCCCAACACA GCCTATTCTATTCCTGTGTCGCTTGAGGAGGTGGAAG ATATTGCCAGTGTTTCCAGATATATTCTTGTTGTCGAGAAGGAATCAG TGTTTCAGCGCTTGGCGAATGATAAATTTTGCGAGAAAAACCAATGCATTATCATTACA GGAAGAGGATATCCTGATGTCTCTACAAGAAG GTTTGGTTCCATG CAAATGGCATATGATGCTAATATGTTGCGAGTACCTACTGTACGTTGGCTTGGAGTCTTTCATTCAGACTTGGACAAGTATCATTTTCCGGATCGCTGTCTTCTCAAAATGACATCTCATG ACAAGGAGAGAGCTAAAGCAATGCTTCTTAGATGCTATTTGTCAAAGGAAGCACCACAATGGAG GAAGGAGCTGGAGGTCATGCTGCAAAAGGGTATGAAATTTGAGATTGAAGCATTATCTTCCAACTCACTGTCATTTTTATCGGAGTACATCCCAGAGAAGATTCACGAGGGAAGTTACATATAA
- the LOC122023391 gene encoding meiotic recombination protein SPO11-1-like isoform X1: MNSALSPPCAIRAFSVAIREEEVERRGMAGGRTLSSSPSDLLHRIKSFVQSLVDDLGNDRPPSVALDRYRNYCSDLSGRCTCSYDLPNGKEIISIEKESHTYRLDVLLTVLLIIQQLLQENKHGSKRDIYYMHPGVFLDQAAVDQAINDICILLKCSRHHLNVVPVGKGLVMGWLRFSEAGRKVCCINNPNTAYSIPVSLEEVEDIASVSRYILVVEKESVFQRLANDKFCEKNQCIIITGRGYPDVSTRRFLRHIVDKLLLPVYCLVDYDPYGFDILTIYRFGSMQMAYDANMLRVPTVRWLGVFHSDLDKYHFPDRCLLKMTSHDKERAKAMLLRCYLSKEAPQWRKELEVMLQKGMKFEIEALSSNSLSFLSEYIPEKIHEGSYI, encoded by the exons ATGAACTCAGCCTTATCTCCTCCTTGCGCGATACGAGCCTTTTCCGTCGCCATTCGCGAGGAAGAAGTGGAGAGGAGAGGAATGGCGGGAGGAAGAACTTTGAGTTCCAGCCCGTCCGATCTGCTCCATCGAATCAAAA GTTTTGTGCAGTCCCTCGTTGATGATCTCGGCAACGATCGACCTCCTTCCGTCGCCCTAGATCGGTACCGCAACTACTGCTCGGATCTTTCGGGAAGATG CACGTGTAGCTATGACTTGCCCAATGGTAAGGAAATAATTTCAATTGAGAAGGAAAGCCACACATATAGACTGG ATGTCTTGCTTACAGTGCTTCTTATCATACAACAATTGTTACAAGAAAACAAACATGGATCAAAGAGAGACATATACTACATGCACCCTGGGGTATTCTTAG ATCAAGCAGCTGTTGATCAGGCTATCAATGACATCTGTATTCTATTGAAGTGCAGTCGTCATCATCTCAATGTG GTGCCGGTTGGGAAAGG ATTGGTGATGGGCTGGTTGAGATTCTCAGAAGCTGGTAGGAAGGTTTGTTGCATAAACAATCCCAACACA GCCTATTCTATTCCTGTGTCGCTTGAGGAGGTGGAAG ATATTGCCAGTGTTTCCAGATATATTCTTGTTGTCGAGAAGGAATCAG TGTTTCAGCGCTTGGCGAATGATAAATTTTGCGAGAAAAACCAATGCATTATCATTACA GGAAGAGGATATCCTGATGTCTCTACAAGAAG GTTTTTGCGCCATATTGTAGACAAGCTTCTTTTGCCAGTATATTGCCTGGTGGATTATGATCCTTATGGTTTTGATATACTAACCATATATAGGTTTGGTTCCATG CAAATGGCATATGATGCTAATATGTTGCGAGTACCTACTGTACGTTGGCTTGGAGTCTTTCATTCAGACTTGGACAAGTATCATTTTCCGGATCGCTGTCTTCTCAAAATGACATCTCATG ACAAGGAGAGAGCTAAAGCAATGCTTCTTAGATGCTATTTGTCAAAGGAAGCACCACAATGGAG GAAGGAGCTGGAGGTCATGCTGCAAAAGGGTATGAAATTTGAGATTGAAGCATTATCTTCCAACTCACTGTCATTTTTATCGGAGTACATCCCAGAGAAGATTCACGAGGGAAGTTACATATAA
- the LOC122023391 gene encoding meiotic recombination protein SPO11-1-like isoform X8, whose protein sequence is MNSALSPPCAIRAFSVAIREEEVERRGMAGGRTLSSSPSDLLHRIKSFVQSLVDDLGNDRPPSVALDRYRNYCSDLSGRCTCSYDLPNGKEIISIEKESHTYRLDVLLTVLLIIQQLLQENKHGSKRDIYYMHPGVFLDQAAVDQAINDICILLKCSRHHLNVVPVGKGLVMGWLRFSEAGRKVCCINNPNTAYSIPVSLEEVEDIASVSRYILVVEKESVFQRLANDKFCEKNQCIIITGRGYPDVSTRRFLRHIVDKLLLPVYCLVDYDPYGFDILTIYRFGSMVCLLQASITMKQMAYDANMLRVPTVRWLGVFHSDLDKYHFPDRCLLKMTSHDKERAKAMLLRCYLSKEAPQWRKELEVMLQKGMKFEIEALSSNSLSFLSEYIPEKIHEGSYI, encoded by the exons ATGAACTCAGCCTTATCTCCTCCTTGCGCGATACGAGCCTTTTCCGTCGCCATTCGCGAGGAAGAAGTGGAGAGGAGAGGAATGGCGGGAGGAAGAACTTTGAGTTCCAGCCCGTCCGATCTGCTCCATCGAATCAAAA GTTTTGTGCAGTCCCTCGTTGATGATCTCGGCAACGATCGACCTCCTTCCGTCGCCCTAGATCGGTACCGCAACTACTGCTCGGATCTTTCGGGAAGATG CACGTGTAGCTATGACTTGCCCAATGGTAAGGAAATAATTTCAATTGAGAAGGAAAGCCACACATATAGACTGG ATGTCTTGCTTACAGTGCTTCTTATCATACAACAATTGTTACAAGAAAACAAACATGGATCAAAGAGAGACATATACTACATGCACCCTGGGGTATTCTTAG ATCAAGCAGCTGTTGATCAGGCTATCAATGACATCTGTATTCTATTGAAGTGCAGTCGTCATCATCTCAATGTG GTGCCGGTTGGGAAAGG ATTGGTGATGGGCTGGTTGAGATTCTCAGAAGCTGGTAGGAAGGTTTGTTGCATAAACAATCCCAACACA GCCTATTCTATTCCTGTGTCGCTTGAGGAGGTGGAAG ATATTGCCAGTGTTTCCAGATATATTCTTGTTGTCGAGAAGGAATCAG TGTTTCAGCGCTTGGCGAATGATAAATTTTGCGAGAAAAACCAATGCATTATCATTACA GGAAGAGGATATCCTGATGTCTCTACAAGAAG GTTTTTGCGCCATATTGTAGACAAGCTTCTTTTGCCAGTATATTGCCTGGTGGATTATGATCCTTATGGTTTTGATATACTAACCATATATAGGTTTGGTTCCATGGTATGCCTGCTTCAAGCTTCAATAACCA TGAAGCAAATGGCATATGATGCTAATATGTTGCGAGTACCTACTGTACGTTGGCTTGGAGTCTTTCATTCAGACTTGGACAAGTATCATTTTCCGGATCGCTGTCTTCTCAAAATGACATCTCATG ACAAGGAGAGAGCTAAAGCAATGCTTCTTAGATGCTATTTGTCAAAGGAAGCACCACAATGGAG GAAGGAGCTGGAGGTCATGCTGCAAAAGGGTATGAAATTTGAGATTGAAGCATTATCTTCCAACTCACTGTCATTTTTATCGGAGTACATCCCAGAGAAGATTCACGAGGGAAGTTACATATAA
- the LOC122023391 gene encoding meiotic recombination protein SPO11-1-like isoform X3, producing the protein MMEKDCCVSANAFPFYFCFSREDTTKLYIYIYIYTHTHTHYIFISAMLFDTLNCSTCSYDLPNGKEIISIEKESHTYRLDVLLTVLLIIQQLLQENKHGSKRDIYYMHPGVFLDQAAVDQAINDICILLKCSRHHLNVVPVGKGLVMGWLRFSEAGRKVCCINNPNTAYSIPVSLEEVEDIASVSRYILVVEKESVFQRLANDKFCEKNQCIIITGRGYPDVSTRRFLRHIVDKLLLPVYCLVDYDPYGFDILTIYRFGSMQMAYDANMLRVPTVRWLGVFHSDLDKYHFPDRCLLKMTSHDKERAKAMLLRCYLSKEAPQWRKELEVMLQKGMKFEIEALSSNSLSFLSEYIPEKIHEGSYI; encoded by the exons ATGATGGAAAAGGATTGTTGTGTTTCTGCCAAtgcttttcccttttatttttgtttctcgAGGGAGGATACTacaaaactttatatatatatatatatatacacacacacacacacacattatATCTTTATATCTGCTATGTTGTTTGACACTCTAAATTGCAGCACGTGTAGCTATGACTTGCCCAATGGTAAGGAAATAATTTCAATTGAGAAGGAAAGCCACACATATAGACTGG ATGTCTTGCTTACAGTGCTTCTTATCATACAACAATTGTTACAAGAAAACAAACATGGATCAAAGAGAGACATATACTACATGCACCCTGGGGTATTCTTAG ATCAAGCAGCTGTTGATCAGGCTATCAATGACATCTGTATTCTATTGAAGTGCAGTCGTCATCATCTCAATGTG GTGCCGGTTGGGAAAGG ATTGGTGATGGGCTGGTTGAGATTCTCAGAAGCTGGTAGGAAGGTTTGTTGCATAAACAATCCCAACACA GCCTATTCTATTCCTGTGTCGCTTGAGGAGGTGGAAG ATATTGCCAGTGTTTCCAGATATATTCTTGTTGTCGAGAAGGAATCAG TGTTTCAGCGCTTGGCGAATGATAAATTTTGCGAGAAAAACCAATGCATTATCATTACA GGAAGAGGATATCCTGATGTCTCTACAAGAAG GTTTTTGCGCCATATTGTAGACAAGCTTCTTTTGCCAGTATATTGCCTGGTGGATTATGATCCTTATGGTTTTGATATACTAACCATATATAGGTTTGGTTCCATG CAAATGGCATATGATGCTAATATGTTGCGAGTACCTACTGTACGTTGGCTTGGAGTCTTTCATTCAGACTTGGACAAGTATCATTTTCCGGATCGCTGTCTTCTCAAAATGACATCTCATG ACAAGGAGAGAGCTAAAGCAATGCTTCTTAGATGCTATTTGTCAAAGGAAGCACCACAATGGAG GAAGGAGCTGGAGGTCATGCTGCAAAAGGGTATGAAATTTGAGATTGAAGCATTATCTTCCAACTCACTGTCATTTTTATCGGAGTACATCCCAGAGAAGATTCACGAGGGAAGTTACATATAA
- the LOC122023391 gene encoding meiotic recombination protein SPO11-1-like isoform X7, producing MHPGVFLDQAAVDQAINDICILLKCSRHHLNVVPVGKGLVMGWLRFSEAGRKVCCINNPNTAYSIPVSLEEVEDIASVSRYILVVEKESVFQRLANDKFCEKNQCIIITGRGYPDVSTRRFLRHIVDKLLLPVYCLVDYDPYGFDILTIYRFGSMQMAYDANMLRVPTVRWLGVFHSDLDKYHFPDRCLLKMTSHDKERAKAMLLRCYLSKEAPQWRKELEVMLQKGMKFEIEALSSNSLSFLSEYIPEKIHEGSYI from the exons ATGCACCCTGGGGTATTCTTAG ATCAAGCAGCTGTTGATCAGGCTATCAATGACATCTGTATTCTATTGAAGTGCAGTCGTCATCATCTCAATGTG GTGCCGGTTGGGAAAGG ATTGGTGATGGGCTGGTTGAGATTCTCAGAAGCTGGTAGGAAGGTTTGTTGCATAAACAATCCCAACACA GCCTATTCTATTCCTGTGTCGCTTGAGGAGGTGGAAG ATATTGCCAGTGTTTCCAGATATATTCTTGTTGTCGAGAAGGAATCAG TGTTTCAGCGCTTGGCGAATGATAAATTTTGCGAGAAAAACCAATGCATTATCATTACA GGAAGAGGATATCCTGATGTCTCTACAAGAAG GTTTTTGCGCCATATTGTAGACAAGCTTCTTTTGCCAGTATATTGCCTGGTGGATTATGATCCTTATGGTTTTGATATACTAACCATATATAGGTTTGGTTCCATG CAAATGGCATATGATGCTAATATGTTGCGAGTACCTACTGTACGTTGGCTTGGAGTCTTTCATTCAGACTTGGACAAGTATCATTTTCCGGATCGCTGTCTTCTCAAAATGACATCTCATG ACAAGGAGAGAGCTAAAGCAATGCTTCTTAGATGCTATTTGTCAAAGGAAGCACCACAATGGAG GAAGGAGCTGGAGGTCATGCTGCAAAAGGGTATGAAATTTGAGATTGAAGCATTATCTTCCAACTCACTGTCATTTTTATCGGAGTACATCCCAGAGAAGATTCACGAGGGAAGTTACATATAA
- the LOC122023391 gene encoding meiotic recombination protein SPO11-1-like isoform X6 → MNSALSPPCAIRAFSVAIREEEVERRGMAGGRTLSSSPSDLLHRIKSFVQSLVDDLGNDRPPSVALDRYRNYCSDLSGRCTCSYDLPNGKEIISIEKESHTYRLDVLLTVLLIIQQLLQENKHGSKRDIYYMHPGVFLDQAAVDQAINDICILLKCSRHHLNVVPVGKGLVMGWLRFSEAGRKVCCINNPNTAYSIPVSLEEVEDIASVSRYILVVEKESVFQRLANDKFCEKNQCIIITGRGYPDVSTRRFLRHIVDKLLLPVYCLVDYDPYGFDILTIYRFGSMGKDS, encoded by the exons ATGAACTCAGCCTTATCTCCTCCTTGCGCGATACGAGCCTTTTCCGTCGCCATTCGCGAGGAAGAAGTGGAGAGGAGAGGAATGGCGGGAGGAAGAACTTTGAGTTCCAGCCCGTCCGATCTGCTCCATCGAATCAAAA GTTTTGTGCAGTCCCTCGTTGATGATCTCGGCAACGATCGACCTCCTTCCGTCGCCCTAGATCGGTACCGCAACTACTGCTCGGATCTTTCGGGAAGATG CACGTGTAGCTATGACTTGCCCAATGGTAAGGAAATAATTTCAATTGAGAAGGAAAGCCACACATATAGACTGG ATGTCTTGCTTACAGTGCTTCTTATCATACAACAATTGTTACAAGAAAACAAACATGGATCAAAGAGAGACATATACTACATGCACCCTGGGGTATTCTTAG ATCAAGCAGCTGTTGATCAGGCTATCAATGACATCTGTATTCTATTGAAGTGCAGTCGTCATCATCTCAATGTG GTGCCGGTTGGGAAAGG ATTGGTGATGGGCTGGTTGAGATTCTCAGAAGCTGGTAGGAAGGTTTGTTGCATAAACAATCCCAACACA GCCTATTCTATTCCTGTGTCGCTTGAGGAGGTGGAAG ATATTGCCAGTGTTTCCAGATATATTCTTGTTGTCGAGAAGGAATCAG TGTTTCAGCGCTTGGCGAATGATAAATTTTGCGAGAAAAACCAATGCATTATCATTACA GGAAGAGGATATCCTGATGTCTCTACAAGAAG GTTTTTGCGCCATATTGTAGACAAGCTTCTTTTGCCAGTATATTGCCTGGTGGATTATGATCCTTATGGTTTTGATATACTAACCATATATAGGTTTGGTTCCATG GGCAAAGACAGCTAA
- the LOC122023391 gene encoding meiotic recombination protein SPO11-1-like isoform X5 yields the protein MNSALSPPCAIRAFSVAIREEEVERRGMAGGRTLSSSPSDLLHRIKSFVQSLVDDLGNDRPPSVALDRYRNYCSDLSGRCTCSYDLPNGKEIISIEKESHTYRLDVLLTVLLIIQQLLQENKHGSKRDIYYMHPGVFLDQAAVDQAINDICILLKCSRHHLNVVPVGKGLVMGWLRFSEAGRKVCCINNPNTAYSIPVSLEEVEDIASVSRYILVVEKESVFQRLANDKFCEKNQCIIITGRGYPDVSTRRFLRHIVDKLLLPVYCLVDYDPYGFDILTIYRFGSMVCLLQASITIFIQ from the exons ATGAACTCAGCCTTATCTCCTCCTTGCGCGATACGAGCCTTTTCCGTCGCCATTCGCGAGGAAGAAGTGGAGAGGAGAGGAATGGCGGGAGGAAGAACTTTGAGTTCCAGCCCGTCCGATCTGCTCCATCGAATCAAAA GTTTTGTGCAGTCCCTCGTTGATGATCTCGGCAACGATCGACCTCCTTCCGTCGCCCTAGATCGGTACCGCAACTACTGCTCGGATCTTTCGGGAAGATG CACGTGTAGCTATGACTTGCCCAATGGTAAGGAAATAATTTCAATTGAGAAGGAAAGCCACACATATAGACTGG ATGTCTTGCTTACAGTGCTTCTTATCATACAACAATTGTTACAAGAAAACAAACATGGATCAAAGAGAGACATATACTACATGCACCCTGGGGTATTCTTAG ATCAAGCAGCTGTTGATCAGGCTATCAATGACATCTGTATTCTATTGAAGTGCAGTCGTCATCATCTCAATGTG GTGCCGGTTGGGAAAGG ATTGGTGATGGGCTGGTTGAGATTCTCAGAAGCTGGTAGGAAGGTTTGTTGCATAAACAATCCCAACACA GCCTATTCTATTCCTGTGTCGCTTGAGGAGGTGGAAG ATATTGCCAGTGTTTCCAGATATATTCTTGTTGTCGAGAAGGAATCAG TGTTTCAGCGCTTGGCGAATGATAAATTTTGCGAGAAAAACCAATGCATTATCATTACA GGAAGAGGATATCCTGATGTCTCTACAAGAAG GTTTTTGCGCCATATTGTAGACAAGCTTCTTTTGCCAGTATATTGCCTGGTGGATTATGATCCTTATGGTTTTGATATACTAACCATATATAGGTTTGGTTCCATGGTATGCCTGCTTCAAGCTTCAATAACCATATTCATTCAATAA